The following are encoded together in the Planococcus antarcticus DSM 14505 genome:
- a CDS encoding methylated-DNA--[protein]-cysteine S-methyltransferase: MNGLHRAEFQSPIGVVEIIGTEQAIVSILFSEKEEMDYPISPDSPQVIVDCQRQLEEYFNGQRLEFTIPCQSTGTEFQQQVWSALTEVPYAETVSYGAIAKAIGSDKAVRAVGNANSKNKLTIVVPCHRIIGSNGKLTGYAGTLTRKEWLLRHEKEVGKNTPPANKT; the protein is encoded by the coding sequence ATGAATGGACTGCATCGCGCTGAATTCCAATCTCCAATCGGCGTCGTGGAAATCATCGGAACAGAACAAGCGATCGTTTCGATCTTGTTCAGTGAAAAAGAAGAAATGGACTACCCAATCAGTCCGGACAGCCCGCAGGTCATCGTGGATTGTCAACGGCAGCTAGAAGAGTACTTCAACGGACAACGCTTGGAATTCACCATCCCTTGTCAATCGACAGGCACTGAATTCCAGCAGCAGGTGTGGTCGGCATTAACCGAGGTTCCCTATGCCGAAACCGTTTCGTACGGGGCAATTGCTAAAGCGATCGGCAGCGACAAAGCTGTGAGAGCGGTAGGGAACGCCAACAGCAAGAACAAGCTCACCATTGTCGTGCCCTGCCACCGAATCATTGGATCCAACGGCAAGCTGACAGGCTATGCCGGTACATTGACCCGGAAAGAATGGCTGCTGCGCCATGAAAAAGAGGTTGGCAAAAATACTCCGCCCGCCAATAAGACATAA
- a CDS encoding sugar-binding transcriptional regulator, with translation MMNWEERRQIVKVANLYYFDGQTQAQIASKMGVSRPVISKLLNKAREMGIVEIYIKDENAHTVELEQQLEKTYQLQEALVVPAANLSTEMVKHALGKAAASYVSKNIKDIKSLGISWGSTLSKFVQEYPYEQHRDLQIVPLVGGMGRKFVDIHSNLLAYQLAQKMNSYCAYLYAPAMVESKELKDRLIQSEDIAMVLKEGRGVEMAVVGLGNPFEGSTMTDMQYLTPKDLDSLKLAGAAGDIGSRFFDIDGKQIKHPLNDLVIGLDLEEFKKIPQVVGIVEGAHKVESIRAALKGGYLDVLVIDDVTADLLLHPKKITN, from the coding sequence ATGATGAATTGGGAAGAACGCAGACAGATCGTTAAGGTCGCTAACCTCTACTATTTCGACGGTCAAACCCAGGCGCAAATCGCCAGTAAGATGGGTGTTTCCCGCCCGGTCATTTCAAAGCTGCTGAACAAAGCAAGGGAAATGGGCATCGTGGAAATTTATATCAAAGACGAGAACGCGCATACAGTGGAATTGGAGCAGCAGTTGGAAAAAACGTATCAGTTGCAGGAAGCACTGGTTGTGCCCGCAGCCAATCTAAGTACCGAAATGGTTAAACACGCCCTTGGAAAAGCGGCTGCCTCTTATGTGTCGAAGAACATTAAAGACATCAAATCACTAGGGATCTCCTGGGGCAGCACCTTGTCCAAGTTTGTTCAAGAATATCCTTACGAACAGCATCGTGATTTGCAAATTGTCCCATTGGTTGGCGGAATGGGCAGAAAGTTCGTGGACATTCATTCGAATCTCTTGGCTTATCAGCTGGCGCAGAAGATGAACTCTTATTGCGCTTATCTTTACGCACCCGCTATGGTGGAATCAAAAGAGTTGAAAGATCGCCTCATTCAGTCGGAAGATATTGCGATGGTCCTAAAAGAAGGACGCGGCGTAGAGATGGCAGTGGTCGGACTTGGTAATCCATTTGAAGGCTCGACCATGACCGACATGCAGTATTTGACCCCGAAAGATTTGGATTCATTGAAGCTGGCCGGTGCCGCAGGAGATATAGGATCACGTTTTTTTGACATCGACGGTAAACAAATTAAACATCCGTTGAATGATTTGGTCATTGGCTTGGATTTGGAAGAATTTAAGAAAATACCTCAAGTTGTTGGTATTGTCGAAGGTGCACATAAAGTGGAAAGCATTAGAGCCGCGTTAAAAGGCGGCTATCTAGATGTTTTGGTCATCGATGACGTAACAGCAGACTTATTGCTGCATCCGAAAAAAATAACGAACTGA
- a CDS encoding bifunctional transcriptional activator/DNA repair enzyme AdaA, with translation MEKISFSFDEMWKKVMACDRKYDGLFYTAVKTTKIFCRPSCRSRKPKKINVDFYSTIEEAEARGFRACKRCQPETEYSPDEELTRKVMAFLAGNYRENISLQDMANHVGMSPSYLERVFKQETSETPHSSLEKIRIDKAVQLLKRTSLSNLEVCFETGFQSPSNFYKIFLKIKAHSPYEFRKLSEPVTS, from the coding sequence ATGGAGAAAATAAGTTTTTCTTTTGATGAGATGTGGAAAAAAGTCATGGCCTGTGACCGAAAATATGACGGCCTCTTTTATACGGCGGTCAAAACAACTAAGATTTTCTGCCGGCCATCCTGCAGGTCCCGGAAACCTAAAAAGATCAACGTCGATTTTTATTCGACGATAGAAGAAGCGGAAGCAAGAGGATTTCGGGCATGCAAAAGATGCCAACCCGAGACGGAATATTCACCTGATGAGGAACTTACACGCAAAGTGATGGCTTTCCTAGCGGGCAACTACCGGGAAAACATAAGCCTGCAAGACATGGCCAATCATGTCGGTATGAGTCCGTCTTATCTGGAGCGTGTGTTCAAGCAGGAAACTTCCGAAACGCCGCACTCCTCACTGGAGAAGATCCGGATCGATAAGGCGGTGCAATTATTAAAACGCACCAGCCTATCTAACTTGGAGGTGTGTTTTGAAACGGGTTTTCAAAGCCCGTCCAATTTCTACAAAATATTCCTCAAGATTAAGGCTCATTCGCCTTATGAATTCCGTAAGCTAAGCGAGCCGGTTACTTCATGA
- a CDS encoding DNA-3-methyladenine glycosylase family protein, with protein MKKENDDLYMDIETPADFNFAECLVHLGRSSQENLYQLNDGVLTKLLKLNGKLVLFHVIPVTGALRIEFPLGCPSVVERKMAAGYVEDWFDLKTDLREFYAMAEMDPVLSKVVQQYYGLRIMGVPDLFEALVWAVMGQQINLTFAYTLKRRFVENFGESLIYEGERYWTFPTAEAIAVLTVADLRALQLTGRKAEYILGIASAMTKGDLNKEQLLQEPDIERSLLKIRGIGAWSANYVMMKCLNSQSAFPLADVGLHNALKAQLKKERKPTVEEIIELAKNWEGWQAYATFYLWRSLL; from the coding sequence ATGAAGAAGGAGAACGATGACTTGTATATGGATATTGAAACGCCTGCTGATTTCAATTTTGCAGAATGCCTTGTTCATCTTGGCAGATCTTCACAGGAAAACCTGTATCAGCTTAACGATGGCGTCTTGACTAAATTACTGAAGCTTAACGGAAAACTCGTGCTGTTTCATGTCATTCCGGTGACTGGAGCTTTGCGTATCGAATTCCCACTCGGCTGTCCGTCTGTAGTCGAAAGAAAAATGGCTGCCGGCTACGTAGAAGATTGGTTTGATTTGAAAACGGATTTACGGGAATTTTATGCGATGGCGGAAATGGATCCGGTGTTGAGCAAAGTGGTTCAGCAATATTACGGTTTACGAATCATGGGCGTCCCAGACTTGTTTGAAGCGTTAGTATGGGCGGTTATGGGCCAGCAAATCAACCTGACTTTCGCTTATACTTTGAAGCGACGGTTTGTCGAGAATTTTGGGGAATCTCTAATCTATGAGGGAGAACGTTATTGGACGTTTCCAACTGCTGAAGCAATCGCCGTTCTTACCGTCGCTGATTTACGGGCGCTGCAGCTGACTGGCAGGAAAGCCGAATATATTTTGGGCATTGCTTCCGCGATGACAAAAGGTGATTTGAATAAGGAACAGTTACTTCAAGAACCCGACATAGAGCGTTCATTATTGAAAATTCGTGGTATTGGCGCGTGGTCGGCCAATTATGTCATGATGAAGTGCTTAAACAGTCAATCAGCGTTTCCACTGGCAGATGTTGGCTTGCACAATGCGTTGAAGGCCCAATTGAAAAAAGAGCGGAAACCAACAGTTGAAGAAATTATAGAGCTGGCGAAAAACTGGGAAGGGTGGCAGGCATATGCCACATTCTACTTATGGAGGTCTTTGTTATGA